In candidate division WOR-3 bacterium, the following are encoded in one genomic region:
- a CDS encoding ABC transporter ATP-binding protein, with product MNEKGGAAPVLIAEDIWRSFQTGPERLEVLKGVNLTVAPGELVAIVGPSGSGKSTLLHILGGLDRPDRGRVVLDSCDIFQYPEDRLPEFRSRKVGFVFQFHHLLNEFTVMENVAIPLLVAGVEKKRALAQAEAVLEEVGFVTRWQHKPAELSGGERALVAVARALANSPAIVFADEPTGNLDSRSTEMLVELLVRLCHNGRTMLVVTHNERVAGRADRKLELKDGKLG from the coding sequence ATGAATGAAAAAGGAGGCGCTGCGCCGGTGCTGATTGCCGAGGATATCTGGCGTAGTTTTCAGACCGGACCGGAACGGCTGGAGGTGCTCAAGGGGGTGAATCTGACCGTGGCGCCGGGTGAGCTGGTAGCGATTGTCGGACCATCGGGTTCAGGCAAGTCAACACTCCTGCATATTCTGGGCGGGCTGGACCGGCCGGACCGGGGGCGGGTGGTGCTTGATTCCTGCGATATTTTCCAGTATCCTGAAGATAGGTTGCCGGAGTTCAGAAGCAGGAAGGTTGGTTTTGTGTTTCAGTTTCATCATCTGCTGAACGAGTTTACCGTTATGGAAAATGTGGCGATACCGCTGCTCGTTGCCGGGGTTGAGAAAAAACGGGCGCTGGCACAGGCTGAGGCGGTGCTTGAGGAGGTCGGGTTTGTTACCCGGTGGCAGCACAAGCCGGCAGAACTTTCCGGTGGGGAACGGGCGCTGGTGGCGGTCGCCCGGGCGCTGGCAAATTCACCGGCAATCGTGTTTGCCGATGAGCCGACCGGCAACCTAGACAGCCGGTCAACCGAGATGCTCGTTGAACTTCTGGTCAGGCTGTGCCACAACGGCAGGACGATGCTGGTCGTGACTCATAATGAGCGGGTGGCAGGACGGGCAGACCGGAAACTGGAACTGAAGGACGGGAAGCTGGGTTAG
- a CDS encoding class I SAM-dependent methyltransferase yields MPDSPFNGYAESYDTWYDKPPGREAFAVELAALRRVVAELPHPWLEVGVGTGRFAQALGIPLGVDPSAAMLKLAQARGIRTVRAVAENLPFPDGEFGTVFLLTTWEFLSEPGRALLEIRRVLKPGGMLVNAYLDRGGKWGRLYLRKAEAGHPLFSRARFYDYEEVVRLTRQAGFEVVRTISALFSGPGEDTAGDEPRDGFHPGASFVVIVGRRQTA; encoded by the coding sequence ATGCCAGACAGCCCCTTCAACGGCTATGCAGAAAGTTACGATACCTGGTATGATAAGCCGCCGGGCAGGGAGGCGTTTGCGGTTGAGCTGGCAGCGCTGCGGCGGGTGGTGGCGGAACTGCCCCACCCCTGGCTTGAGGTCGGAGTTGGCACGGGCAGGTTTGCGCAGGCGCTCGGCATTCCGCTCGGTGTTGACCCGTCCGCAGCGATGCTCAAACTGGCACAGGCGCGGGGGATCAGGACGGTTCGGGCGGTTGCCGAGAACCTGCCTTTCCCTGATGGTGAGTTCGGCACCGTTTTTCTCCTGACCACCTGGGAGTTTCTTTCTGAACCCGGGCGGGCGCTTCTGGAAATCCGGCGCGTGCTCAAGCCCGGCGGGATGCTGGTCAACGCCTATCTGGACCGTGGTGGTAAATGGGGAAGGTTGTATCTCCGCAAGGCAGAAGCCGGACATCCGCTCTTCAGCCGGGCACGGTTCTATGACTACGAGGAGGTTGTCCGGCTCACCCGGCAGGCTGGTTTTGAGGTTGTCCGCACCATCTCCGCCCTGTTTTCCGGACCGGGTGAGGATACAGCCGGCGATGAGCCAAGAGATGGGTTTCACCCCGGTGCCAGCTTTGTGGTTATCGTGGGCAGAAGGCAGACGGCTTAA
- the lysS gene encoding lysine--tRNA ligase: MNEAKLPDDFEPSLQQREIRLQKLNQLRAGGILPYAYHYRRTHLSQEVIGSFEELNGKEVRVAGRVMSWRRHGKTRFAHILDGAGRLQLYFRQDVLGAENYEQLELVDIGDIIGVAGEVFRTKTGEVTVNVREWTLLSKSLLPLPEKFHGLRDVEQRYRQRYVDLIVNAESRRVFELRSRIIRLIRQFLDERGFVEVETPVLQPIYGGAAARPFVTYYNVLEQEMFLRISDELYLKRLIVGGLERVYEIGKDFRNEGLDRTHNPEFTQLELYQAYADYHDMMALVEELFRFLAQSLFGSTEIEYCGQRVDFGKPWQRVRFVEALRERLGADPLELTDEQLRTAAQTAGIDVKPGTTRAKLLDKLFSELIQDRLIEPAFVLDHPKETTPLAKPHRQDPRLVERFEPVVCGMEIGNAFSELNDPLEQRERFIEGVKRNEEFATVDDDYCTALEYGLPPTGGLGIGIDRLVMLFTNQDSIRDVILFPQLKKASG; encoded by the coding sequence ATGAACGAAGCAAAGCTACCGGATGATTTTGAACCGTCTTTACAGCAGCGGGAAATCCGGCTGCAGAAGCTGAATCAGCTGCGGGCAGGTGGTATTCTGCCCTATGCCTATCACTACCGGCGGACTCATCTGAGTCAGGAGGTGATCGGCAGTTTTGAGGAGCTGAACGGGAAAGAGGTGCGGGTTGCCGGCAGGGTGATGTCCTGGCGCCGGCACGGCAAGACCCGCTTTGCCCATATTCTGGATGGCGCGGGACGGCTCCAGCTTTATTTCCGGCAGGATGTGCTGGGAGCAGAGAATTACGAACAGCTGGAGCTGGTGGACATCGGTGATATCATCGGCGTGGCAGGGGAGGTTTTCCGGACGAAGACCGGTGAGGTTACTGTCAATGTCCGGGAGTGGACACTGCTGAGCAAGTCGCTTCTGCCCCTGCCGGAGAAGTTTCACGGACTGCGGGATGTGGAACAGCGCTACCGGCAGCGGTATGTGGATCTGATTGTCAATGCCGAATCCCGGCGGGTGTTTGAACTGCGTTCCCGGATCATCCGGCTGATCCGACAGTTTCTGGATGAGCGGGGTTTTGTTGAGGTGGAGACGCCGGTGCTTCAGCCGATTTATGGCGGTGCCGCTGCCCGGCCGTTTGTTACCTATTACAATGTGCTGGAGCAGGAGATGTTTCTCCGGATCTCGGATGAACTGTATCTCAAACGGCTGATCGTGGGCGGTCTGGAGCGGGTCTATGAGATCGGCAAGGACTTCCGGAATGAGGGGCTGGACCGGACCCACAACCCGGAATTTACCCAGCTGGAGCTGTATCAGGCGTATGCCGATTATCATGATATGATGGCGCTGGTCGAGGAGCTGTTCCGGTTTCTGGCGCAGAGCCTTTTCGGTAGCACTGAAATTGAATACTGCGGTCAGCGGGTGGATTTCGGCAAACCATGGCAGCGGGTGCGGTTTGTTGAGGCGCTCCGGGAGAGGCTCGGTGCCGACCCGTTGGAGCTGACCGATGAGCAGCTGCGGACGGCGGCGCAGACCGCCGGGATTGATGTCAAGCCTGGGACGACGCGGGCAAAGCTGCTGGACAAGCTGTTCAGCGAACTGATTCAGGACCGGCTGATCGAGCCGGCCTTTGTCCTTGACCATCCGAAGGAGACGACCCCGCTCGCCAAACCGCACCGGCAGGACCCGAGGCTGGTGGAACGGTTTGAGCCGGTGGTCTGCGGGATGGAGATCGGCAATGCCTTCAGCGAGCTCAACGATCCGCTGGAGCAGCGGGAGCGGTTTATTGAGGGGGTGAAGCGGAATGAGGAGTTTGCCACCGTGGATGATGACTACTGCACTGCACTGGAATACGGTCTGCCACCGACCGGTGGATTAGGGATTGGGATTGACCGGCTGGTGATGCTGTTTACCAATCAGGACTCAATCCGGGATGTGATTCTCTTTCCCCAGCTGAAGAAAGCCAGCGGATGA
- the purN gene encoding phosphoribosylglycinamide formyltransferase, with protein sequence MAIKKNIAVLASGRGTNFEALARACQHPDFPAELKILVVNVPDAPVLARAENYGISTAVVDHRQFRKRRDFEAEVIRLLEPYGIDLVCLAGFNRILTGCFLERFPMRIMNIHPSLLPAFAGLQGLEVHRAVIEYGVKVTGCTVHFVTGDLDAGPIIVQRAIPVRDEDTPESLAVRVLVEEHQAYPLAVRLFCEDRLILAGRRVLVRAQ encoded by the coding sequence GTGGCAATAAAAAAGAATATCGCAGTGCTGGCATCGGGCCGGGGGACCAATTTTGAGGCGCTCGCCCGTGCCTGTCAGCATCCGGATTTTCCTGCCGAACTGAAAATCCTGGTGGTAAATGTGCCGGACGCGCCGGTGCTCGCCCGGGCGGAAAACTACGGGATCAGCACGGCGGTGGTTGATCACCGGCAGTTCCGGAAGCGGCGAGATTTTGAAGCTGAGGTGATCAGGCTGCTTGAGCCTTACGGGATTGATCTGGTCTGTCTGGCAGGCTTCAACCGGATTCTTACCGGCTGTTTTCTTGAACGGTTTCCGATGCGGATCATGAACATCCATCCCTCACTGCTGCCGGCATTTGCCGGACTGCAGGGGCTGGAGGTGCACCGGGCAGTGATTGAATATGGAGTGAAGGTTACCGGCTGCACCGTCCATTTTGTCACTGGCGATCTGGATGCCGGTCCGATTATTGTCCAGCGGGCGATTCCGGTGCGGGATGAAGATACGCCGGAATCGCTGGCGGTACGGGTGCTGGTTGAGGAGCATCAGGCGTATCCCCTGGCGGTCCGGCTGTTCTGCGAAGACCGGCTTATTCTGGCTGGCAGGCGGGTGCTCGTTCGCGCTCAATGA
- a CDS encoding UvrB/UvrC motif-containing protein, whose product MKICDLCGKREASLSVRQLDKEGRATELAICAECAKKRGFTSVEDLKKNAAEILAELKAKVGEQDETRVCPRCRLSYADFKKSGRLGCAECYRTFAELLAPLVRRLHGSVQHVGKGRQRGRKRAQERLELARLRAELEQAIQDEDYERAALLRDRLKRAEGEGAS is encoded by the coding sequence GTGAAGATCTGCGATCTTTGCGGTAAGCGGGAGGCGTCACTGAGCGTCCGGCAGCTGGACAAGGAGGGCCGGGCGACCGAGCTGGCAATCTGTGCGGAGTGTGCCAAGAAGCGGGGGTTTACCAGTGTGGAGGATTTGAAGAAGAACGCAGCCGAAATTCTGGCAGAGCTCAAGGCGAAGGTCGGGGAGCAGGATGAGACAAGGGTATGTCCACGCTGCAGGCTCAGTTATGCCGATTTCAAGAAATCGGGCCGGCTCGGCTGTGCAGAATGTTACCGGACTTTTGCCGAGCTGTTAGCGCCACTGGTGCGCCGTCTGCATGGCTCGGTGCAGCATGTGGGCAAGGGAAGACAGAGGGGGAGAAAACGGGCGCAGGAGCGGCTGGAGCTGGCGCGGCTGCGGGCGGAGCTGGAACAGGCGATTCAGGATGAGGATTATGAGCGGGCGGCGTTATTGCGTGACCGGCTGAAACGGGCAGAAGGAGAGGGTGCATCATGA
- the selA gene encoding L-seryl-tRNA(Sec) selenium transferase: MLLDNEKQARLQQLPAVERLFNDERVRQAAGTLHPRLIKRIIRDYLQEVRSEIINGRDTQFSFEELELRLLVARKPTLTRAINGLGVVLHTGLGRAPLPKVAQAALIDVSEHFSALEINLLDGRRGSRYQHVEPLLCELTGAEAALVVNNNCAATLLILSTIAKGREVIVSRGQLIEIGGSFRIPDVMLQSGCRMVEVGTTNRTHLRDYENAITSETGAILRVHTSNYRIIGFTKEVPLEELVALGRKYSIPVIDDLGSGALLDLSRYGLPKEPVVSESIAAGADVVCFSGDKLIGAGQAGIIVGKRELISKMKKHPLTRALRCDKLTYAVLERTLELFLDEERVMREHPLFQILLKSPAEMQEQARQLLNAVQKRLAGRARFEIKPTRAEVGGGSLATESLESVAVAVQPVNISVDELARRMRLFRPPVFGRVVQDEYLLDFRTIRADEIAIIAEALIQALA; the protein is encoded by the coding sequence GTGCTGCTGGATAACGAGAAACAGGCGAGATTGCAGCAGCTGCCCGCAGTGGAAAGGCTATTTAATGATGAACGGGTCCGGCAGGCGGCGGGAACGCTTCATCCCCGGCTCATCAAGCGGATTATCCGGGATTATCTCCAGGAGGTGCGCAGCGAAATTATCAACGGCAGGGATACTCAATTCAGTTTTGAGGAACTGGAACTCCGGCTGCTTGTTGCCCGCAAACCGACCCTGACCCGGGCGATCAACGGGCTGGGAGTGGTCCTGCACACCGGGCTGGGAAGGGCACCGCTGCCCAAGGTGGCGCAGGCGGCACTGATTGATGTCAGTGAGCATTTCTCGGCACTGGAGATCAATCTGCTTGACGGCCGGCGCGGCAGCCGGTATCAGCATGTTGAGCCGCTGCTCTGCGAACTGACTGGTGCAGAGGCGGCACTGGTGGTGAATAACAACTGTGCAGCGACACTGCTCATTCTCTCCACGATTGCCAAAGGCAGGGAGGTGATTGTCTCCCGCGGGCAGCTGATTGAGATCGGGGGTTCGTTCCGGATTCCGGATGTGATGCTCCAGAGCGGCTGCCGGATGGTGGAGGTGGGAACGACTAACCGCACTCATCTCCGGGATTATGAAAATGCGATTACATCGGAGACCGGAGCGATCCTGAGGGTTCATACCTCAAATTACCGGATTATCGGTTTCACCAAGGAGGTCCCGCTGGAGGAGCTGGTGGCACTGGGCAGGAAGTACTCAATTCCGGTAATTGATGATCTGGGATCCGGAGCGCTGCTTGACCTTTCCAGGTACGGGCTGCCCAAGGAACCGGTAGTAAGCGAGTCAATCGCTGCCGGCGCGGATGTGGTCTGCTTTTCCGGAGACAAGCTGATCGGTGCCGGTCAGGCAGGGATCATTGTCGGGAAAAGGGAGCTGATTTCGAAGATGAAGAAACATCCGCTGACCCGGGCATTGCGCTGTGACAAGCTGACTTATGCGGTTCTGGAGCGGACGCTGGAGCTGTTTCTTGATGAGGAGCGGGTGATGCGTGAGCATCCGTTGTTCCAGATTTTACTCAAGTCGCCAGCCGAGATGCAGGAGCAGGCGCGACAGCTGCTTAACGCGGTGCAGAAACGGCTGGCAGGCCGGGCGCGGTTTGAGATCAAACCGACCCGGGCGGAGGTGGGCGGTGGTTCGCTGGCAACCGAAAGTCTGGAGTCAGTCGCAGTGGCGGTCCAGCCGGTTAATATCAGTGTGGATGAGCTGGCACGGCGGATGCGCCTGTTCCGGCCGCCGGTTTTCGGCCGGGTGGTGCAGGATGAATATCTGCTTGACTTCCGCACCATTCGCGCCGATGAGATTGCAATTATTGCTGAGGCATTGATTCAGGCACTGGCTTAA
- the mltG gene encoding endolytic transglycosylase MltG: MTIRFLLCALLSLCLFCSEPAPPDYTGPKREVVIKPGMSILEIATALKEKGIISSALIFQLIARLDRYDQRIQPGRYRFIPNSDPKLVLKMLARETPAFLFVTIPEGATTRQIAKILAENGICPADSFLTACADTALLRSLDIPLATAEGWLFPETYEFQTGSDPRHLVRRLVHQFRATYESLRRESRTALSEPQVVILASIVEKEARVPEEFPVIAGVFLNRLRRHIPLQSCATVQFILPQPKERLSNEDLKIDSPYNTYLHPGLPPGPICNPGKQALRAVLHPAEHNYLFFVARGDGTHIFSRTPQEHEAALRQVRSK, encoded by the coding sequence ATGACAATCCGTTTCCTGCTCTGCGCCCTGCTCTCCCTCTGCCTTTTCTGCTCCGAACCGGCTCCCCCCGACTACACCGGACCGAAACGGGAGGTGGTCATCAAACCCGGCATGTCAATTCTGGAAATTGCCACCGCCCTCAAGGAAAAGGGCATCATCAGCTCCGCCCTGATCTTTCAGCTCATTGCCCGGCTTGACCGCTATGACCAGCGCATCCAGCCCGGCCGCTACCGGTTCATCCCCAACTCCGATCCGAAACTGGTACTCAAGATGCTTGCGCGCGAAACCCCGGCATTCCTCTTCGTCACCATTCCGGAAGGAGCAACCACCCGCCAGATTGCGAAAATCCTCGCCGAAAACGGCATCTGCCCGGCAGACTCCTTCCTTACCGCCTGCGCCGACACGGCGCTATTGCGCTCCCTTGACATTCCCCTTGCCACTGCTGAGGGCTGGCTCTTTCCCGAGACCTACGAATTCCAGACCGGCTCTGACCCCCGTCACCTCGTCCGCCGGCTCGTCCACCAGTTCCGCGCCACCTATGAATCGCTCCGCCGGGAAAGCCGGACCGCCCTCAGCGAACCGCAGGTGGTGATACTGGCATCAATCGTGGAAAAGGAGGCGCGGGTACCGGAGGAGTTTCCGGTCATCGCCGGTGTCTTCCTCAACCGGCTCCGGCGCCACATCCCGCTCCAGTCCTGTGCCACGGTCCAGTTCATCCTGCCCCAGCCCAAGGAACGGCTCTCCAATGAGGACCTGAAGATTGATTCCCCTTACAACACCTATCTCCACCCAGGACTTCCGCCCGGACCGATCTGCAACCCAGGCAAACAGGCGCTGCGCGCGGTCCTGCATCCCGCAGAACACAACTACCTCTTCTTTGTCGCCCGCGGCGACGGCACCCACATATTCTCCCGCACCCCGCAGGAGCACGAGGCGGCACTCCGCCAAGTCCGCTCCAAATAG
- a CDS encoding lipoprotein-releasing ABC transporter permease subunit — protein sequence MISGFEFFVARRYLRGRSRQLLSGPSAIAMGGVFVGVAAIIIVLSVENGFHKELRDRILGASPHITVSQFGYQPVAYQGEQDSLVRKIRQVPGVVEVAPFIYTKILIRAGSLVEGGVVKGVEPELERKMTQLAGSVIEGEFALDSAGAVIGSELARSLGVFVGDEIVLFTPAAGTATPVGYLPRTKTFRVRGIFDAGMYEYNASFVFVGLRDLQQFLGMRGVVSGYEVRCSEPLDASRVARRVASVLGVPFRATDWIAQNKNLFTALRLEKVVTFIVLVLIVLVAAFNIVGMLTMMVMRKTREIGILKTIGARSPSITRIFMLVGLMIGILGTAGGAIFGFVVSWLLNRYRFVNLPGDVYFIKNLPVQMQWQDFAIVCTSALVITFVATFYPAYRAARLQPVEAIRYE from the coding sequence ATGATTTCCGGTTTTGAGTTTTTCGTCGCCCGGCGCTATCTCCGGGGCCGGAGCCGGCAGCTGCTTTCCGGTCCGAGTGCGATCGCAATGGGCGGTGTGTTTGTCGGGGTAGCGGCGATCATCATTGTCCTTTCAGTGGAAAATGGATTTCACAAGGAGCTCCGGGACCGGATTCTGGGTGCATCACCCCATATTACGGTTTCCCAGTTCGGTTACCAGCCGGTGGCCTATCAGGGTGAACAGGATTCACTCGTCCGCAAAATCCGGCAGGTGCCGGGTGTTGTTGAAGTGGCACCTTTCATCTATACGAAGATTCTGATCCGAGCCGGGTCGCTGGTGGAGGGCGGTGTGGTCAAGGGTGTAGAGCCGGAGCTGGAAAGGAAAATGACCCAGCTTGCGGGCAGTGTAATTGAGGGCGAATTTGCGCTGGATTCCGCCGGCGCGGTGATCGGCAGTGAGCTGGCGCGGAGTCTGGGCGTTTTTGTCGGCGATGAGATTGTGCTCTTTACGCCGGCGGCTGGCACCGCAACACCGGTCGGTTATCTGCCCCGGACGAAGACCTTCCGGGTGCGGGGGATTTTTGATGCCGGGATGTATGAATACAATGCCAGTTTTGTGTTTGTCGGTTTGCGGGATCTGCAGCAGTTTCTGGGAATGCGGGGGGTGGTGAGCGGATATGAAGTGCGGTGTTCTGAACCGCTGGATGCGAGCCGGGTTGCCAGAAGGGTTGCCAGTGTGCTGGGGGTACCGTTCCGGGCAACCGACTGGATCGCCCAGAACAAGAATCTGTTTACCGCATTGCGGCTGGAAAAGGTGGTGACATTCATTGTGCTGGTGCTGATTGTGCTCGTGGCAGCGTTCAACATCGTCGGGATGCTGACGATGATGGTCATGCGCAAGACCCGGGAGATCGGAATCCTGAAGACGATTGGTGCCCGCTCACCGAGCATCACCCGGATTTTCATGCTGGTCGGGCTGATGATCGGTATCCTGGGAACTGCGGGTGGTGCGATCTTCGGGTTTGTGGTATCCTGGCTTTTGAACCGTTACCGGTTTGTGAATCTGCCCGGAGATGTGTATTTCATCAAGAATCTGCCGGTACAGATGCAGTGGCAGGATTTTGCCATTGTCTGCACATCGGCGCTGGTAATTACCTTTGTAGCGACATTCTATCCGGCATACCGGGCGGCAAGACTGCAACCGGTGGAGGCGATCCGCTATGAATGA
- the ruvX gene encoding Holliday junction resolvase RuvX, whose protein sequence is MSRILCLDYGERRTGVAISDETRTIAQSLTTITHKNDEELISAVSRLVKQYEIDLIVIGLPLSLSGKPSSRSEKIRLLASRIARQLHLPVELFDERLSTRYAQQIYTEVHGIPFRQRPGAESPLDRIAATIILEDYLNWIRSCRKATGVRE, encoded by the coding sequence ATGTCCCGGATCCTCTGCCTTGATTACGGTGAAAGGCGCACCGGTGTTGCCATCTCAGACGAAACCCGCACTATCGCCCAGAGTCTCACAACCATCACCCACAAGAACGACGAGGAGCTCATATCTGCGGTCAGCCGGCTGGTGAAACAGTATGAGATTGACCTGATTGTGATCGGTCTGCCGCTGAGCCTTTCCGGCAAACCCAGCAGCCGTAGTGAAAAGATCCGCCTGCTCGCCTCCCGTATTGCCCGTCAGCTCCATCTGCCGGTGGAACTGTTTGACGAACGCCTTTCCACCCGCTATGCCCAGCAGATTTACACCGAAGTCCACGGCATTCCGTTCCGGCAGCGTCCTGGTGCCGAATCACCGCTCGACCGCATCGCCGCCACGATCATCCTTGAGGACTACCTCAACTGGATCCGGAGCTGCCGCAAGGCAACTGGAGTCCGGGAATGA
- a CDS encoding protein arginine kinase: MNLVPEKVGAWLSDTGPEGDVVISTRVRFARNIEDVPFPGRMKFSEAELVLDTVHWALEESGYLKEGKFFEPGMLGQDDGLYFVERHLASPDFIASRSPRGLFVSTDERLSVMINEEDHLRFQALAAGLDFATAFKLAADLDERLETQLEYAFSEEFGFLTACPTNLGTGMRASVFLHLPALVLTREIEKVLRGAYAVGLLVRGIYGEGSETRGNLFQISNQRTLGQSEAEIIEVLTSVSRQIIDYERKAREYLMHNLRVEIEDKVFRSLGILRGARIISSDEATNLLATVRFGVILGIINELKMSEVSQLLVLIRPANLQVIIGEKLTPAERDERRATFIRQKLVR, encoded by the coding sequence ATGAATCTGGTGCCGGAAAAGGTCGGGGCATGGCTGAGTGATACCGGACCGGAGGGAGATGTGGTGATTTCAACCCGGGTCCGGTTTGCCCGGAATATCGAGGATGTACCTTTTCCTGGGAGGATGAAGTTCAGTGAGGCGGAGCTGGTGCTGGATACGGTGCACTGGGCACTTGAGGAAAGCGGATATCTAAAGGAGGGCAAGTTTTTTGAGCCGGGGATGCTGGGGCAGGATGATGGTCTTTATTTTGTAGAACGGCATCTGGCATCGCCCGATTTTATTGCCAGCAGAAGCCCGCGGGGGCTGTTTGTTTCCACTGATGAACGGCTGAGTGTAATGATTAACGAAGAGGACCATCTGCGGTTTCAGGCGCTGGCTGCGGGTCTGGATTTTGCCACTGCCTTCAAGCTGGCAGCTGATCTGGATGAAAGGCTGGAGACCCAGCTGGAATATGCATTTTCCGAGGAGTTCGGATTTCTGACCGCCTGCCCAACCAATCTGGGAACCGGGATGAGAGCCTCGGTATTTCTGCATCTCCCGGCACTGGTGCTGACGCGCGAAATTGAGAAGGTGCTGCGCGGGGCATATGCGGTCGGACTGCTGGTGCGCGGGATTTACGGCGAGGGCAGCGAGACCCGGGGTAATCTGTTTCAGATTTCCAATCAGCGGACCCTCGGGCAGTCAGAGGCGGAGATCATTGAGGTGCTGACTAGCGTCAGCCGGCAGATTATCGACTACGAGCGGAAGGCGCGCGAATATCTGATGCATAACCTGCGGGTGGAGATTGAGGACAAAGTATTCCGGTCGCTCGGGATTCTGCGCGGGGCACGCATCATCTCGTCGGATGAGGCAACTAATCTACTGGCGACCGTGCGGTTCGGGGTGATCCTGGGTATCATCAATGAGCTGAAGATGAGCGAGGTTTCCCAGCTGCTGGTGCTCATCCGGCCGGCAAATCTGCAGGTGATTATCGGCGAGAAGCTGACACCGGCAGAGCGGGATGAGCGCCGGGCAACATTTATCCGCCAGAAACTGGTGAGGTGA